In Ptiloglossa arizonensis isolate GNS036 chromosome 6, iyPtiAriz1_principal, whole genome shotgun sequence, a single window of DNA contains:
- the LOC143148553 gene encoding uncharacterized protein LOC143148553 — protein MGKRAPKMSARVVNAIRSLREAQGSTSKEIMNYVMTQYSAPESIIRRQMQAALKRGLDYGILKKNHGHYFLDPDADVPRLTRMEPTEKSKRRSRRRRRRSGRSKSRRRRSKRRRGRRRTRGRRKSRRRRPGSKRRAARSGRVGCTNCRCTKKTTKDAQALDGAQTDQQLHEEDVCGCDKENDTDRRSRERSLSRSRSSANSDRDAAMDDRREIHDQD, from the exons ATGGGGAAACGTGCACCGAAGATGTCGGCCAGGGTGGTCAACGCGATCAGAAGTCTGCGCGAGGCGCAGGGATCCACCTCGAAGGAGATCATGAACTACGTCATGACGCAGTACAGCGCCCCGGAGTCGATTATACGAAGACAG ATGCAGGCTGCCCTGAAACGTGGCCTGGACTACGGTATCCTGAAGAAGAATCACGGCCACTACTTCCTCGATCCGGACGCGGATGTGCCGCGGCTCACCAGAATGGAGCCAACCGAGAAGAGCAAACGTAGATCAAGGAGACGGAGAAGGCGATCCGGTCGCAGCAAGAGCAGAAGAAGACGTAGCAAACGACGAAGGGGTCGGCGACGTACCCGTGGAAGGCGTAAAAGTCGCAGACGGAGACCAGGGAGCAAGAGGAGGGCAGCGAGATCCGGGCGGGTGGGCTGCACCAATTGCAGGTGCACCAAGAAAACAACCAAGGACGCGCAGGCCTTGGACGGGGCTCAGACGGATCAGCAACTTCACGAGGAGGACGTATGCGGCTGCGACAAGGAAAACGACACGGATCGTCGAAGCAGGGAACGCAGCCTGAGCCGCAGTCGATCATCGGCGAACAGCGATCGGGACGCCGCGATGGACGATCGACGGGAGATTCATGATCAAGATTAA